A stretch of Microcoleus sp. FACHB-68 DNA encodes these proteins:
- a CDS encoding tetratricopeptide repeat protein, translating into MKNSWLEIAEYITIAGSIAGSAVAVLSQQLVYAAAPVSASLLLNLLNRRRLEELAPPSPNGDVTQIHRQLSTEVESLRASVRRLPTHEELRGVKEALQIEMRRLEGLETAEGSAAGEISHIHNQYSSLLEAVATVSNRLEEFPPASRVEGLEKAFARTTEELAQLENEVTQLQTNLQNRQAQSSTEEQVLTAQAYSLLEQQLEQLRTTLAQVQQDAQNRVPAQDFNSLVAAMQVLEQAVAPAAGAISDIQAQLDALSEQVNRQSNETLQTTTLQQLEEIRGALAGLERRIDLEKENFTATAALSSETTELAGIEALAPLSNAVEDMRLELDDLRSQIRQRSGVTLPADISQQLEELRASLSELTQRVETVSTNTSAETADVAGSEALAPLSNALEDMRLELDDLRSQIRQRSGVTLPTGISEQLDELRVSLSELTKRVETGSINTSGETTELAGSEALAPLSNALEDMRLELDDLRSQIKQRSGVTLPAGISEQLDELRASLSELTQRVETGSINTSAETADVAGSEAIAPLSNALEDMRLELDDLRSQIRQRSGVTLPAGISEQLEELRASLSELTQRVETVSTTTSETADVAGSEAIAPLSNALEDMRLELDDLRSQIRQRTGVTLPAGISEQLDELRVSLSELTQRVETGSINTSAETADVAGSEALAPLSNALEDMRLELDDLRSQLRQRTGVTLPAGISEQLDELRESFNQLNRRVDQPASAQTADLAGIEEVLAKIAQSVADSKAQIESRLIQLEAREINPLGQDVAQLQHEYASLLASIAGLIARLDSLPPASRLDNLETTLAQLVQRIETLPTESVEQPMPVNPAIEGQIEEFRSALAELERTIQNPAPQAATTTALEETVAEIQAELDNLRAQVNQPLAAIVPVDSRLEIEEVRGVVDALNRRIDDLPLPEPVDFTGVEEVLGKIAESVAEAKARMENRLAQLEAEIHNFADLEPVPGNLLELREQYAGLLESVAGVTTRLESSPSAAKIDELERAITEAWERIAYLQTAFAEQQSAPASVEVEQQLGELRSALGQLESSLEHLATKAEVQQHLGDIQKLVSELRQQTAGANTDWQQLRQDVQSLQQQVETLPVELQERISAELQEPLNALSEQFNQRPERQQIEELRESLTQLYRRINVETQNYSSEPASTGSADLTEVESILTKIAEAVAEAKSQMESRIAEIQSVDVDSLQGDISGLHAALDRLETGHIAALEEAITRLQTDLETVSNRPTSDFPSLGMSALLPVASGLNPDVESGLAGATTELANIQLLVTQAVENQLGEINQLLKALQTWEFKLVFDRPGIRAVLEEALETTQERLIVVCPWVSRSSLDGDLLRKFEAFLERNGRLDIGWGNLKDIDSGEFPRKTDRQWQSNDESDTLYDALNDLEQLQSKYPSQLRLKVLGTNENYLVSDSTSAMLTTHNFLSAGAGFPEREVGVLTTDPRIIQGLIDRFDDPVLNPNNAYAYRKRGFERLDSGDAPSAIEDYTQALELDANNANVYNNRGVARSNLGEHAAAIEDYTQALLINPNEGAYYFNRGFSRSHIAEYAGAIADFTEAIRLLPEDADSYFQRGEAYRLLGQYQNAVADYTQALQLNPRDAIAHNNRGLAYYELGNRQAAIEDYNHALQINPDDAVAYFNRGIAFAAGGDYAGAIADFNHTLTHHLDHAGAYHNRGLARAEIGDRPKAIEDIQNAAHLFSTKGDTDSAQQALETLKKLQS; encoded by the coding sequence ATGAAAAACAGCTGGCTAGAGATTGCAGAATATATCACCATTGCTGGTTCAATCGCTGGATCGGCTGTTGCAGTGCTGTCGCAGCAGCTGGTGTACGCAGCAGCGCCGGTGTCTGCGTCGCTGTTACTGAACCTGCTAAACCGGCGGCGGCTAGAGGAACTGGCACCGCCCAGCCCAAACGGAGACGTGACTCAAATTCACCGGCAACTTTCCACCGAGGTGGAATCGCTACGCGCCTCAGTCAGAAGATTGCCCACTCATGAAGAACTCAGAGGCGTTAAAGAAGCGCTTCAGATAGAAATGCGCCGGTTAGAAGGGCTGGAAACAGCAGAAGGCAGTGCGGCTGGAGAGATATCCCACATTCACAACCAGTATTCCAGCTTGCTTGAAGCCGTTGCCACCGTGAGCAACCGTTTAGAAGAATTTCCACCGGCATCAAGAGTGGAAGGTTTAGAAAAAGCCTTTGCCCGAACCACAGAAGAACTCGCGCAACTGGAAAACGAAGTCACCCAACTTCAAACCAACCTACAAAACCGGCAAGCTCAAAGCTCAACAGAAGAGCAAGTCCTAACAGCACAAGCTTACTCGCTCCTAGAGCAACAACTTGAACAGTTAAGAACAACCTTAGCCCAAGTCCAGCAAGACGCCCAAAATCGGGTGCCGGCGCAAGATTTTAACTCCCTAGTGGCAGCGATGCAGGTGCTTGAGCAAGCCGTAGCACCCGCTGCTGGGGCAATCTCAGACATCCAGGCGCAGCTAGACGCATTGAGCGAACAAGTCAACCGGCAGTCCAACGAAACACTACAAACCACTACCCTACAGCAGCTAGAAGAAATTAGAGGAGCGCTGGCAGGGTTAGAGCGCCGGATTGATTTAGAAAAGGAAAATTTCACCGCCACCGCAGCGCTAAGCTCAGAAACCACAGAATTAGCCGGCATTGAAGCACTCGCCCCACTGAGCAATGCGGTAGAGGATATGCGACTGGAATTAGACGATTTGAGATCGCAGATCAGGCAACGCAGTGGGGTAACATTGCCAGCCGACATCTCCCAGCAGTTAGAGGAACTGCGAGCATCTTTAAGCGAACTAACTCAGCGTGTAGAAACCGTTAGCACTAACACATCTGCTGAAACCGCAGATGTAGCCGGCAGCGAAGCACTCGCCCCCCTGAGCAATGCGCTAGAGGATATGCGACTGGAATTAGACGATTTGAGATCGCAGATCAGACAGCGTAGCGGGGTAACACTGCCAACCGGCATCTCCGAGCAGTTAGACGAACTCAGGGTATCTTTAAGCGAACTAACTAAGCGTGTAGAAACCGGCAGCATTAACACATCTGGTGAAACCACAGAATTAGCCGGCAGCGAAGCACTCGCCCCCCTGAGCAATGCGCTAGAGGATATGCGGCTGGAATTAGACGATTTGAGATCGCAAATCAAACAGCGCAGTGGGGTAACATTACCAGCCGGCATCTCCGAGCAGTTAGACGAACTCAGGGCATCTTTAAGCGAACTAACTCAGCGTGTAGAAACCGGCAGTATTAACACATCTGCTGAAACCGCAGATGTAGCCGGCAGCGAAGCAATCGCCCCCCTGAGCAATGCGCTAGAGGATATGCGGCTGGAATTAGACGATTTGAGATCGCAGATCAGGCAGCGCAGCGGAGTAACATTACCAGCCGGCATCTCCGAGCAGTTAGAGGAACTGCGAGCATCTTTAAGCGAACTAACTCAGCGTGTAGAAACCGTTAGCACTACCACATCTGAAACCGCAGATGTAGCCGGCAGCGAAGCAATCGCCCCCCTGAGCAATGCGCTAGAGGATATGCGGCTGGAATTAGACGACTTGAGATCGCAGATCAGGCAACGCACTGGGGTAACATTGCCAGCCGGCATCTCCGAGCAGTTAGACGAACTCAGGGTATCTTTAAGCGAACTAACTCAGCGTGTAGAAACCGGCAGTATTAACACATCTGCTGAAACCGCAGATGTAGCCGGCAGCGAAGCACTCGCTCCCCTAAGCAATGCGCTAGAGGATATGCGACTGGAATTAGACGACTTGAGATCGCAGCTCAGGCAACGCACTGGGGTAACATTGCCAGCCGGCATCTCCGAGCAGCTAGACGAACTCAGAGAATCCTTCAACCAGTTAAACCGGCGTGTGGATCAACCGGCATCTGCTCAAACCGCAGATTTAGCCGGCATTGAAGAAGTCCTAGCCAAAATCGCCCAATCTGTTGCCGACTCAAAAGCGCAAATAGAAAGCCGACTCATCCAGTTGGAAGCGCGAGAAATCAACCCCCTGGGGCAAGATGTTGCTCAGCTGCAACACGAGTATGCCAGCTTACTCGCCTCCATTGCCGGTTTAATTGCACGACTCGACAGTTTGCCACCGGCATCAAGGTTAGACAATTTAGAAACAACCTTAGCCCAACTGGTGCAAAGAATCGAAACCCTGCCAACCGAGAGCGTGGAGCAACCCATGCCGGTAAACCCCGCCATTGAGGGGCAAATTGAGGAATTCAGGAGTGCCTTAGCCGAATTAGAGCGCACTATCCAAAATCCCGCCCCTCAAGCAGCAACAACCACAGCCTTAGAGGAAACTGTCGCCGAAATTCAAGCCGAACTGGACAACTTGAGAGCGCAAGTCAACCAGCCTTTAGCAGCAATTGTGCCGGTAGACAGCCGACTGGAAATAGAAGAAGTCCGAGGAGTCGTTGATGCGCTCAACCGGCGTATCGATGACTTACCGCTGCCAGAACCCGTAGATTTCACCGGCGTTGAAGAAGTTTTAGGCAAAATCGCCGAATCCGTCGCAGAAGCAAAAGCCCGGATGGAAAACCGGCTTGCCCAGCTAGAAGCAGAAATCCACAATTTCGCTGATCTCGAACCCGTACCGGGCAACCTTTTGGAGTTGAGAGAACAGTATGCCGGCTTGCTAGAATCGGTTGCCGGCGTCACCACACGCCTAGAAAGCAGCCCATCTGCCGCGAAGATAGACGAGTTGGAAAGAGCCATCACCGAGGCTTGGGAAAGAATCGCTTATCTGCAAACAGCCTTCGCCGAACAACAATCTGCACCCGCCTCTGTGGAGGTAGAGCAGCAGTTGGGGGAGTTAAGAAGCGCTCTGGGGCAGCTAGAAAGCTCTCTAGAGCATTTGGCGACAAAAGCCGAAGTTCAGCAACATCTGGGAGACATCCAGAAGTTAGTCAGTGAGCTGCGGCAACAAACAGCCGGTGCGAATACAGATTGGCAGCAATTGCGCCAAGACGTTCAATCCTTGCAACAACAAGTTGAAACCTTGCCCGTAGAACTTCAAGAGCGCATCAGTGCGGAACTGCAAGAACCCCTCAACGCCCTGAGTGAGCAGTTTAACCAGCGTCCCGAAAGGCAGCAGATAGAAGAGTTGCGCGAATCCCTCACCCAACTTTATCGGCGCATCAACGTAGAAACGCAAAATTACTCCTCTGAGCCGGCATCGACTGGATCTGCCGATTTGACTGAGGTGGAAAGCATCTTAACTAAGATTGCCGAAGCAGTTGCGGAAGCGAAATCTCAGATGGAAAGTCGCATTGCCGAGATCCAATCGGTTGATGTCGATTCCCTGCAAGGAGATATCTCCGGATTGCACGCCGCCCTAGATCGCTTAGAAACCGGGCACATCGCCGCTTTAGAGGAAGCGATCACCCGACTGCAAACAGATTTGGAGACGGTTTCTAACCGTCCTACCTCAGATTTTCCCTCGCTAGGTATGTCGGCACTATTACCCGTCGCGTCTGGATTGAATCCAGATGTCGAGAGCGGGTTAGCCGGCGCAACCACCGAACTTGCCAATATTCAACTGTTGGTGACTCAAGCCGTGGAAAATCAGTTGGGTGAGATTAACCAGCTGCTCAAAGCCCTACAAACTTGGGAATTCAAGTTAGTATTTGACCGTCCGGGGATTCGAGCCGTGTTGGAAGAAGCCCTAGAAACCACCCAAGAGCGACTGATTGTTGTTTGCCCTTGGGTGAGCCGATCCAGCCTCGATGGCGACTTGCTGAGGAAATTTGAGGCATTTCTAGAGCGAAATGGCCGGCTAGATATTGGCTGGGGCAACCTCAAAGATATTGATAGCGGTGAGTTTCCGCGAAAAACAGACCGGCAGTGGCAAAGCAACGACGAGAGCGATACTTTGTATGACGCGCTCAACGACTTGGAACAGTTGCAGAGCAAATATCCCAGCCAACTGCGGTTAAAAGTTCTGGGAACCAACGAAAACTACTTAGTGAGTGATAGCACCAGTGCTATGCTCACCACTCACAACTTCCTCAGCGCCGGTGCCGGTTTCCCCGAACGCGAAGTCGGCGTACTCACCACCGATCCCCGGATTATCCAAGGTTTAATTGACCGCTTTGACGATCCGGTTCTCAACCCCAACAACGCCTACGCTTACCGAAAACGCGGGTTTGAGCGCTTAGATAGCGGAGATGCCCCGTCTGCAATTGAAGATTACACGCAAGCATTGGAACTCGATGCCAACAATGCCAACGTCTATAACAACCGAGGCGTCGCCCGCTCAAATCTCGGAGAGCACGCTGCCGCCATCGAGGATTACACCCAAGCCTTGCTGATTAATCCCAACGAGGGCGCTTATTACTTCAACCGAGGTTTTTCCCGATCTCACATAGCAGAATACGCCGGCGCAATTGCAGACTTCACCGAAGCAATTCGCCTGCTGCCTGAAGATGCAGACTCCTACTTCCAGCGCGGTGAAGCGTATCGGCTATTAGGACAATATCAAAACGCAGTTGCAGATTACACCCAAGCCTTGCAACTCAATCCACGAGATGCAATTGCACACAACAACCGGGGATTAGCATACTATGAGCTAGGAAATCGGCAGGCAGCCATTGAAGATTACAATCACGCACTACAGATTAATCCTGATGATGCCGTTGCATACTTCAACCGAGGGATTGCCTTCGCTGCCGGCGGAGATTATGCCGGTGCAATTGCAGACTTTAACCACACCCTGACACACCATCTTGATCATGCCGGTGCCTATCATAACCGAGGATTAGCCCGTGCAGAAATCGGAGATCGGCCAAAAGCGATTGAAGATATACAAAACGCCGCCCACCTCTTTTCCACTAAAGGAGACACCGACAGCGCCCAACAAGCCCTAGAAACCCTCAAAAAACTGCAATCGTAG
- a CDS encoding phospholipase D-like domain-containing protein has product MKTRNVLEIAEFVSLAGSVAGSVAAVFFQQLAYAVAPLSLSLLLNWTNRQRFELQTRQQTTAAITQLNEQLSSLDAAKQQWAEALTSVIQRLEHEAQSIEPGRDLSGLLSEIEQLKNRQTTLEKWLAPIQIQLDGLREQFTSRPELEQIENLARVIVALQQYLDRLPPPSEAQLPVVDLQKQVELAIASIPAQVEAAGHNLMEEIERQFQVIQQPYEYELVMKRERSHSLLLEALEKAQDRLIVVCPWLRRSRLDDSMMRHFRALLDRNCCVEIGWGQPTDVETPAEYAAGIHQLQQLVREYPDRFKLKGLATHENFLVCDCAFAWVGSHDVLNAGTQRDRPEVGVRTTDPRIIEELIQRFDEAQPLNLPNSRLIPTSLDQFADAEEPSEPLLED; this is encoded by the coding sequence GTGAAAACCCGTAATGTGCTGGAAATTGCAGAGTTTGTATCCCTCGCCGGCTCAGTCGCGGGATCGGTTGCGGCTGTGTTTTTCCAGCAACTTGCCTATGCAGTCGCGCCCCTGTCGCTGTCGCTGCTGCTCAACTGGACAAACCGGCAGCGGTTTGAGCTACAGACTCGCCAACAAACCACAGCAGCGATCACTCAGTTAAACGAGCAACTCTCTAGCCTCGATGCGGCAAAACAGCAGTGGGCAGAAGCGTTAACTTCTGTGATTCAACGCTTGGAACACGAAGCCCAAAGTATTGAACCGGGGCGGGATCTGTCCGGCTTACTCTCAGAAATTGAGCAACTGAAAAACCGGCAAACCACCCTAGAAAAATGGCTGGCACCCATTCAAATTCAGTTAGACGGCTTGCGAGAGCAATTTACAAGCCGGCCTGAACTTGAGCAGATTGAAAATTTAGCCCGCGTGATTGTGGCGCTGCAACAATACCTTGACCGGCTGCCCCCACCCAGTGAAGCACAACTGCCGGTGGTAGATTTACAAAAGCAGGTAGAACTTGCGATTGCGAGCATTCCCGCTCAAGTTGAGGCTGCCGGTCATAATCTCATGGAGGAGATTGAACGGCAATTTCAAGTCATTCAGCAGCCTTATGAATATGAGCTGGTGATGAAGCGCGAACGCAGTCACTCTTTGCTCCTAGAAGCCCTGGAAAAAGCCCAAGACCGGCTGATCGTCGTCTGTCCCTGGCTGAGGCGTAGCCGGCTTGATGACAGCATGATGCGTCACTTTAGGGCACTGCTAGATCGCAACTGTTGCGTTGAGATCGGCTGGGGACAACCCACGGATGTGGAAACGCCGGCAGAATATGCCGCCGGCATCCATCAGTTGCAACAGCTCGTGAGAGAATATCCGGATCGCTTTAAGCTGAAAGGATTGGCGACGCATGAGAATTTTTTAGTGTGCGATTGCGCCTTTGCCTGGGTGGGCAGTCATGATGTTCTTAATGCCGGCACCCAACGGGATCGCCCAGAGGTGGGAGTTCGCACCACTGATCCCCGGATCATTGAAGAATTGATCCAACGCTTTGACGAAGCCCAACCGTTAAATTTACCAAACAGCCGGCTTATCCCAACCTCCCTCGACCAATTTGCCGATGCAGAAGAACCTTCTGAACCGCTACTCGAAGATTGA
- a CDS encoding WD40 repeat domain-containing protein has translation MSLSASITAMIQNAFFSFLKLCNTSHRLEIAEYIALICSIVGLIAAVISGQIIFAVVPLTSSVALNLLNRYRYDRLNSRRTSAAIMRVQQQFSEEMQLLQASVPGIPASSPLPDSARGTQTYPTGSTEMPKKPASQQEAPDLNPIYQNIAQLQEECATVQESVSSVIHYLNSSSVVERVDRLERTMAQLSERLASLANQIETAMQRRWDDKQQPPAPAAEQPRASKKKKSAAPESTQKEPAAPTATAEATAPQPTAKSILLPSFVSQSLNQNWRCVRTLTGHTDWVSGLAISADGQHLVSGSFDKTLKIWQPYTGELLHTLSAHTKGIFSVAITPDSQIVASGSWDETIKLWKLETGELMDTLAGHSGSVRSITISPDGKMLASGSFDETIKLWELNTGVLQSRLTDYSGPVYALQFSPNGEFLASGGGDGLIHLWQMHTGEHIGTLTGNLDFVWSLSFSPDTSYLASGNGNGTVKLWELDTGDLIATLAEHSGPVYSVAFTPDGQTLLSGSADGTVKIWDRASGKRVHTLAEDSKPAISLAISPSGQLLAIGSANGTIKIWQRD, from the coding sequence ATGAGCCTTAGCGCGTCCATCACTGCAATGATTCAGAACGCTTTCTTCAGCTTTCTTAAACTGTGCAATACTTCTCATCGGCTTGAGATAGCAGAGTATATCGCACTCATTTGCTCAATCGTTGGGTTAATTGCGGCTGTAATATCCGGGCAGATCATCTTTGCCGTTGTTCCCCTAACGAGTTCCGTCGCGCTGAACCTGCTCAACCGTTACCGCTACGACCGGCTCAATTCACGGCGGACGTCGGCGGCTATTATGCGGGTGCAGCAGCAATTTTCCGAAGAGATGCAACTGCTACAAGCCTCAGTGCCAGGAATACCGGCTTCCTCCCCACTGCCTGATAGCGCTCGTGGCACCCAGACCTATCCTACAGGAAGCACCGAGATGCCAAAAAAACCTGCTTCGCAACAGGAAGCGCCCGACCTGAACCCAATTTATCAAAATATCGCCCAGCTACAAGAAGAGTGCGCCACTGTGCAGGAATCTGTCAGCAGCGTTATTCACTATCTCAATAGCTCATCCGTTGTAGAACGGGTTGACCGCTTGGAACGGACGATGGCCCAGTTGTCGGAACGCCTTGCTAGTTTGGCTAACCAAATAGAAACCGCCATGCAGCGCCGGTGGGACGACAAGCAACAGCCACCGGCACCGGCAGCCGAACAACCCCGCGCCTCCAAAAAGAAAAAATCCGCCGCCCCAGAATCGACCCAAAAAGAGCCGGCAGCCCCCACCGCGACAGCCGAAGCAACCGCGCCCCAACCCACCGCAAAATCCATTCTCCTGCCCAGCTTTGTCAGTCAATCCCTCAATCAAAACTGGCGCTGCGTGCGTACCCTCACCGGACATACCGACTGGGTGAGTGGCTTGGCGATTAGCGCCGATGGCCAGCACTTGGTCAGCGGCAGTTTTGACAAAACCCTGAAAATTTGGCAGCCGTACACCGGCGAGTTGCTACATACCCTATCGGCTCATACCAAAGGCATTTTTTCCGTCGCCATCACCCCAGATAGTCAGATTGTGGCGAGCGGGAGCTGGGATGAGACAATCAAACTGTGGAAGCTAGAAACCGGGGAATTGATGGATACCCTGGCCGGCCATTCCGGCTCCGTGCGCTCCATCACCATCAGCCCCGATGGTAAAATGCTTGCCAGTGGCAGTTTTGACGAAACGATTAAGCTGTGGGAATTGAACACCGGCGTCTTGCAAAGCCGGCTCACGGATTATTCCGGGCCGGTTTACGCCCTGCAATTTAGCCCGAACGGGGAATTTCTCGCCAGTGGCGGCGGCGACGGACTGATCCATCTGTGGCAAATGCACACCGGCGAACATATCGGCACCCTCACGGGAAATTTAGATTTTGTTTGGTCACTCAGCTTTAGTCCCGATACGTCATATCTCGCCAGCGGCAACGGCAACGGCACCGTTAAACTGTGGGAGTTGGACACCGGCGATCTAATCGCCACCCTCGCCGAGCATTCCGGGCCGGTTTACTCGGTCGCATTCACCCCCGATGGGCAAACCCTGCTCAGTGGCAGTGCCGACGGCACCGTTAAAATCTGGGATAGGGCATCCGGCAAGCGAGTGCACACCCTGGCAGAGGATAGCAAACCCGCGATCTCCCTAGCCATCAGCCCTTCGGGTCAACTCCTCGCCATCGGCAGCGCCAACGGCACAATCAAAATTTGGCAGCGAGATTAA
- the mgtE gene encoding magnesium transporter: MSRRELRELVRSQLQALLQQGDFKGAKAILVPVQPPDIAEAIEGLPEAMQVIAFRLLSKDEATEVYEHLDSSVQQLLLEEFKRQEVLDIVDKMSPDDRARLFDELPATVVRRLGEQLSPSEWQATSLLLGYEAGTAGRIMTPEYISLKESFTVSQTLERIRALAPVTEIVYYLYITDTARRLTGILSLRDLVTSQPDQTIGEIMTREVVSVNTSDNQEEVARLIQRYDFLAVPVVDREQRLVGIITVDDVIDILEEETTKDIYALGGVQSDGDNYFQTNLITVARRRVLWLLVLLLTNTVTGTIIKSQEGILQQVVSLAAFIPLLVGTGGNVGAQSSTVVIRGLNTDEIRAMGPVQVVIREAMAGALLGAMLGAIATVWATFLQESVLVAITVGISLVAIAILASIAGSALPFIFRSLKLDPALMSAPFITTAVDVLGVVIYFNLARLILQL; this comes from the coding sequence ATGTCGCGGCGCGAACTGCGGGAGTTAGTGAGATCGCAGCTACAAGCGCTGCTACAACAAGGCGACTTCAAAGGCGCGAAAGCGATTTTAGTGCCGGTGCAGCCGCCAGACATCGCAGAAGCCATCGAAGGCTTGCCAGAAGCGATGCAAGTCATCGCCTTCCGCTTGCTTTCAAAAGACGAAGCAACTGAAGTTTACGAACATCTCGACTCCAGCGTGCAACAACTGCTGCTGGAGGAGTTCAAGCGCCAGGAAGTGCTCGACATTGTCGATAAAATGTCGCCCGATGACCGAGCGCGGCTGTTTGATGAACTACCGGCAACCGTTGTCCGGCGTTTAGGCGAACAACTGTCGCCATCGGAATGGCAAGCAACCTCACTGCTATTAGGCTATGAAGCCGGCACAGCAGGGCGGATTATGACGCCAGAGTATATCTCGCTCAAAGAAAGCTTTACCGTCAGCCAAACCCTGGAACGGATTCGCGCCTTAGCGCCCGTCACAGAGATCGTTTATTACCTATATATCACCGATACTGCCCGCCGGCTCACCGGCATTCTGTCCCTGCGGGATCTCGTCACCTCCCAGCCAGACCAGACGATTGGGGAAATTATGACCCGCGAGGTCGTCTCAGTCAACACCAGTGATAATCAAGAAGAAGTTGCCCGACTCATCCAGCGCTATGACTTTTTAGCGGTGCCGGTGGTGGATCGCGAACAGCGGCTAGTGGGCATTATCACCGTTGATGACGTAATCGATATTTTAGAAGAAGAAACCACCAAAGATATTTATGCCTTGGGTGGCGTGCAGTCCGACGGAGACAATTATTTCCAGACAAATTTAATTACCGTCGCCCGTAGACGAGTGCTCTGGCTGTTAGTCTTGCTACTAACCAATACCGTCACAGGCACTATTATCAAATCACAAGAAGGAATTTTGCAGCAGGTGGTGTCGCTAGCTGCGTTTATTCCCTTACTCGTCGGCACCGGCGGCAACGTCGGGGCGCAGTCCTCCACCGTCGTGATTCGGGGTTTAAATACCGATGAAATTCGGGCAATGGGACCCGTCCAGGTCGTTATCCGAGAAGCAATGGCTGGGGCATTGCTAGGGGCAATGCTGGGGGCGATCGCAACTGTCTGGGCAACCTTCCTCCAAGAAAGTGTGTTAGTCGCGATTACAGTCGGAATTAGTCTAGTGGCAATCGCCATTTTGGCATCCATTGCCGGTTCGGCACTGCCGTTTATTTTTCGTTCCTTGAAACTAGACCCCGCGTTGATGTCGGCCCCATTTATCACCACAGCCGTTGATGTGTTGGGCGTCGTTATTTACTTCAACTTAGCGCGACTAATTTTGCAGTTGTAG
- a CDS encoding mechanosensitive ion channel domain-containing protein, producing MKWIFNQAQKIFSECFKLLNARLFDIGDKSFSLGLIFQLILLILIVFLISRAFSVWLKHRLLIRMGFDRGSREAIAAVISYSLTALGCLIVLQSVGINFSSIAVLAGVLGIGLGFSLQNLASNFISGLTLLFERPIKVGDFIEVDDLLGTVENISIRSTIVRTIDGVFVIVPNIRFVENNIINWSYRDPKCCIHIPVGVDYGTDPILVTEALLAAARMESSVLSYPSPKVWFKGFAESDLKFELLVWIDQPHESDPIKSALHFRIEHEFRHRGISIPFPQRNLYIRNIDELGALFNKSNPDEATNGKMPAQHPTPAPPTNSSPKSPNNWTLRDLLRRVTYFEQCSDLELRQLIEYGYRQLFPSGQVVCQENGPGESFYIILTGSVEVFSQKIGKYIATLHEGEFFGEMSLLMGTPRSASVRTLEDSILFVVERHDLQKLLVGHPGLADQLAQKLSERQQALRNLGLLPEGSSEETPFIWVRKRLQTLFGI from the coding sequence ATGAAGTGGATTTTTAATCAAGCACAGAAAATATTTTCCGAGTGTTTCAAACTTTTGAACGCCCGCCTGTTTGATATCGGTGACAAAAGTTTTTCTCTTGGTTTAATATTCCAGCTTATTCTTTTAATTCTCATTGTCTTTCTTATTTCTCGCGCCTTCAGCGTGTGGCTAAAACATCGGCTGTTAATTCGCATGGGATTCGACCGGGGCAGCCGAGAAGCCATTGCCGCAGTCATTAGCTATTCGCTGACTGCCCTAGGCTGTTTAATTGTTCTGCAATCAGTCGGGATTAATTTCAGCTCAATCGCAGTCTTAGCCGGCGTCTTGGGAATTGGCTTAGGTTTTTCCTTGCAAAATTTAGCGAGCAATTTTATCAGCGGTTTAACACTTTTATTCGAGCGACCAATTAAAGTTGGAGATTTTATTGAAGTTGATGATTTATTAGGAACGGTTGAAAATATTTCGATTCGCTCTACAATTGTTCGTACCATAGATGGAGTATTTGTGATTGTTCCGAATATTCGGTTTGTTGAAAATAATATTATTAACTGGAGCTATCGTGATCCTAAATGCTGCATTCATATCCCCGTAGGAGTTGACTACGGAACTGACCCGATTCTCGTCACAGAGGCATTGCTCGCCGCTGCTAGGATGGAATCGAGTGTATTATCCTATCCTTCTCCGAAGGTGTGGTTTAAAGGATTCGCTGAAAGTGATTTGAAATTTGAACTTTTAGTTTGGATAGATCAGCCTCATGAGAGTGATCCGATTAAAAGTGCTTTGCATTTTCGCATTGAACATGAATTTCGTCATCGAGGAATTTCAATTCCTTTCCCGCAGCGAAATTTGTATATCCGCAATATAGATGAACTGGGTGCTTTGTTTAATAAAAGCAATCCTGATGAAGCAACGAACGGCAAAATGCCGGCTCAACATCCCACTCCCGCACCCCCTACAAATTCATCGCCAAAATCACCGAATAATTGGACACTCCGAGATTTATTGCGGCGCGTGACTTATTTTGAGCAATGTTCGGATTTGGAATTACGGCAATTGATTGAATACGGATACCGGCAACTGTTTCCTTCCGGCCAAGTTGTTTGCCAAGAAAATGGCCCCGGAGAGTCTTTTTATATTATTCTCACCGGCTCGGTTGAAGTCTTTTCTCAAAAAATTGGAAAATACATCGCTACACTTCATGAAGGTGAGTTTTTTGGGGAGATGTCTTTGCTGATGGGAACGCCTCGCTCAGCAAGCGTTCGCACCTTAGAAGACTCGATTCTTTTTGTTGTAGAACGTCACGATCTCCAGAAACTTTTGGTGGGGCATCCAGGTTTAGCCGATCAGCTTGCTCAAAAATTATCTGAACGCCAACAAGCACTCCGCAATTTAGGATTATTACCCGAAGGTTCTTCGGAAGAAACGCCGTTTATTTGGGTTCGCAAACGACTGCAAACTCTTTTTGGCATTTAA